A single Tenacibaculum sp. 190524A02b DNA region contains:
- a CDS encoding RDD family protein, translated as MLIKIFFYTKSISKRILGFQVIDIKTNKPASKFQCLTRNLTIFLWLIEIIVSFF; from the coding sequence ATCTTAATAAAGATTTTTTTTTATACTAAAAGTATTTCCAAAAGAATCTTAGGGTTTCAGGTTATTGATATAAAAACCAATAAACCTGCCAGTAAATTTCAATGCCTTACTAGAAACTTAACCATTTTTCTTTGGCTCATAGAAATAATTGTTAGTTTTTTTTAA
- a CDS encoding RluA family pseudouridine synthase: MEKLHRFTTNINNSELPTKLDYPHYYTPNTIAQIAAKELQEYLQKQTDFIHNFGLNGKEKAVGKMFGVLVVKDVQENLGYLCAFSGKLADQTIHKHFVPPVYDILQPNGFYLKTEEQLNNINKEILSIENNTTYLTAKQQYLTLKNEYDKLLVTEQFKIKERRKQRRTLNEIDNQKNINEEFYLKEYAVYLNDKLAPCQKIYSQLQKKTTKLSKQRAELSATLQQKIFEHYRFLNAQQQTQNLLQLFESNPTLIPAGAGDCCAPKLFQYAFQHQLKPIALAEFWWGAPLATSIRKHLHYYPACTGKCKPILSFMLQGLPVAKNSLLHSLNQPQYLDIFYEDESLAIVNKPEEFLSVAGKEIKHTIESLAKKQFPNATGPLIVHRLDMSTSGVLVIAKTKEAHQKLQKQFIEKTVQKRYVALLNGVITQQKGTINLPLRVDLNDRPKQLVCYEHGKKAITHWEIISTDNSQTKIYFYPVTGRTHQLRVHAAHHLGLNTPIVGDDLYGTKANRLHLHAEYIRFVHPKTQLLVEFTIPCPF, translated from the coding sequence ATGGAAAAGTTACATCGTTTTACTACTAACATAAATAATAGTGAGTTACCTACAAAACTTGATTATCCACATTATTATACACCAAATACTATTGCACAAATAGCAGCTAAAGAGTTACAGGAGTATTTACAAAAACAAACAGATTTCATACATAACTTTGGTTTAAATGGTAAAGAAAAAGCTGTTGGAAAAATGTTTGGAGTATTAGTTGTTAAAGATGTTCAAGAAAATCTGGGGTATTTATGTGCTTTCTCTGGTAAATTAGCCGATCAAACTATTCATAAGCACTTTGTTCCTCCAGTATATGACATTCTTCAACCAAATGGATTCTACTTAAAAACAGAAGAACAACTTAATAATATTAATAAAGAGATTCTTTCTATAGAAAACAATACAACTTACCTTACCGCTAAACAACAGTATCTTACTTTAAAAAATGAATATGATAAACTTTTAGTAACTGAGCAGTTTAAAATAAAAGAACGTAGAAAGCAAAGAAGAACATTAAATGAAATAGATAATCAAAAAAACATAAACGAAGAGTTTTATTTAAAAGAATATGCTGTTTATTTAAATGATAAACTAGCACCTTGTCAAAAAATATATTCACAGCTCCAAAAAAAAACAACTAAACTATCAAAACAACGTGCTGAACTTTCTGCTACTCTTCAACAAAAAATATTTGAACATTATCGTTTTTTGAACGCACAACAACAAACTCAAAATTTATTGCAATTGTTTGAGAGTAATCCAACATTAATACCTGCAGGTGCTGGCGATTGTTGTGCCCCTAAATTATTTCAATATGCTTTTCAACACCAGCTAAAACCTATAGCTTTAGCTGAGTTTTGGTGGGGAGCGCCTTTAGCTACTTCTATAAGAAAACACTTGCATTATTATCCTGCTTGTACTGGAAAATGTAAACCTATATTAAGCTTTATGTTACAAGGTTTACCCGTAGCTAAAAATTCGTTATTACATTCATTAAACCAACCACAATATTTAGATATTTTTTATGAAGATGAATCACTAGCTATTGTAAATAAACCTGAAGAGTTTTTAAGCGTTGCTGGCAAAGAAATTAAACATACTATAGAAAGTTTAGCAAAAAAACAATTTCCTAATGCTACAGGACCGTTAATAGTACATCGATTAGATATGTCTACTTCTGGAGTTTTAGTGATTGCTAAAACCAAAGAAGCGCATCAAAAATTACAAAAGCAATTTATTGAAAAAACGGTTCAAAAAAGATATGTTGCCTTGTTAAATGGTGTTATTACACAACAAAAAGGGACTATTAATTTACCTTTACGAGTAGATTTAAACGATAGGCCAAAACAATTAGTTTGTTATGAACACGGAAAAAAAGCGATTACACATTGGGAAATAATTTCTACAGACAACTCACAAACAAAAATCTATTTTTACCCAGTAACGGGTAGAACGCATCAATTACGAGTACATGCGGCACATCATTTAGGACTAAATACGCCTATTGTAGGTGATGATTTATACGGAACAAAAGCCAACCGATTGCATTTACATGCGGAATACATAAGATTTGTGCATCCTAAAACACAACTATTAGTTGAATTTACAATTCCCTGCCCTTTTTAA
- a CDS encoding GEVED domain-containing protein, with protein sequence MTLLKKERLIRLLIVSSLALSSWVAKSQEFKKTTCGIDQAMDALHKAKPNSKLELFQLRQQTKSLLHNKSKAKSYVVPVVVHVFGNTFNGGSKVTLDIVKEALKLTNEDFQGLNADYTTIDAPFDAIKQPLDITFKLAQLDPDGNPTTGVVFYDKASGMGNYGSPIVKQVAWDNYKYCNIYITRDLYDDGDHYNSGVAWYPSKGMSDENIARIVYNGSYLGTNTNENFRSVFTHEFGHYLDLPHTFDKGVCNNDPNDGDGVADTPSQKNHSAGTQCNVIKNCLNQEINNENFMDYTDCYKMFTKGQVDRMVNALENSVTRNTLWTDENLIATGLSQDLGARVTASSNVFEERFLNDGAIEKSIEINCIDCNFTKSSGNYTLDTDYSIDNIPSGMTAKLEAVSNNKATLTLEGNATNHEATNSVSNLTLNFLNPMISGGASQLYNQNLKFKVNFKDTYTEYCNINIRYATYTHITKVDFNGVVNETAYEGTTDNTSKIKFKTKQGQTYPLSITTNKGKGGNGDNLRIQVWFDWNKDFIYDDSELVKTHSYGNAQADADGNYTYTTDITIPSDISLGDTAFRVLAHYVQGNEGDTACSTIDSGESEDYGITVLDQDTPFTVDFYGTPTDVNFSDEVNFSDTSVADNGDNINAWKWTFEGGTPSTSTERNPKGILFKEAGKYDVTLEVTTATGATKTLTKTDYITSKLLYCDSSPNFGTYFNVNKVQIATINHEPFKSNSYSYYDTVTTNLTVGQTYPITIKTEKGNGGNGDVNRVRVWADWNFDSQFSQDELMISREVKASDYNSNDEFEFTDNITVPNNAAIGKKVALRIIGHYVDGKGGETACGSYDSGNTSDYGINIVDGSGNESPKISTISSAVALEGTDLEHTVTLTNTTSKEETYPLSITDETATKGDDFGVATFSNGVTYNGVNIIVPANIASFKITIPTIDDSDVESNESYTIKSGSITASGVITDNDSDTNPSDYCIASTTRDDSYITKVTYGTVENSSEHEGYSDYSNMSDTFEPETTFTLTIETKMNTWTYNAVGAWIDWNDNKQFEESEKVFSAFRGGPYVADITVPKDAVTGKSLRMRIRKGYGSEDKITPCGEDSYFGEVEDYSIIVSSDTTPIEYCTASTVRDDSHITNVSFGNISNASEHQPYSDYTSMSDTFTIGETFTLNITTKNDHWTYNAIGAWIDWNNNGQFEETERVYKLYGAGPYSSDIAVPSNAITDKSLRMRVRMAYGSDYVEPCGEDNYFGEVEDYSILISGATAGISYPDNTFNQVSVYPIPSKDVLYLETSSPETMNIHILDIKGKTVYKTTKNPTSNKVNLSLKQLPNGIYFMRGTQKGKVSYKKIIIAK encoded by the coding sequence ATGACCCTTCTAAAAAAGGAAAGACTAATTCGTTTACTCATTGTAAGCTCATTAGCTTTAAGTTCTTGGGTTGCCAAATCTCAAGAGTTTAAAAAGACGACCTGCGGTATTGATCAGGCCATGGATGCTTTACACAAAGCGAAACCGAACTCTAAACTGGAACTTTTCCAGTTACGACAGCAAACAAAATCTTTACTACATAATAAAAGTAAGGCTAAATCTTATGTTGTACCTGTAGTAGTACATGTATTTGGAAATACTTTTAATGGTGGAAGTAAAGTAACATTAGATATTGTAAAAGAAGCATTAAAACTGACAAACGAAGATTTTCAAGGTTTGAATGCCGATTATACAACGATTGATGCACCTTTTGATGCTATAAAACAACCTCTTGATATTACATTCAAGTTGGCACAATTAGACCCAGATGGAAACCCAACAACTGGAGTCGTGTTTTATGACAAAGCTTCAGGAATGGGAAATTATGGATCTCCTATTGTAAAGCAAGTAGCTTGGGATAATTACAAATATTGTAATATATATATAACAAGGGACTTGTATGATGATGGTGACCACTATAACTCAGGTGTTGCTTGGTACCCTAGCAAAGGAATGTCAGACGAAAATATAGCTCGTATTGTATACAACGGAAGCTATCTAGGTACAAATACAAATGAAAACTTTCGTTCTGTATTTACTCATGAATTTGGCCATTATTTAGACTTACCGCATACTTTTGATAAAGGGGTTTGTAATAATGATCCTAATGATGGGGACGGTGTAGCTGATACTCCTTCTCAGAAAAACCACTCAGCTGGTACTCAATGTAACGTTATAAAAAACTGTTTAAACCAAGAAATTAATAATGAAAATTTCATGGATTATACAGATTGTTACAAAATGTTTACAAAAGGACAAGTAGACCGTATGGTAAACGCTTTAGAAAACTCTGTTACAAGAAACACTTTATGGACAGATGAAAACTTAATAGCTACTGGGCTTTCTCAAGATCTTGGAGCTAGAGTAACTGCTTCTTCTAATGTTTTTGAAGAGCGTTTTTTAAATGATGGTGCTATTGAAAAATCTATAGAGATCAACTGTATTGACTGTAATTTCACTAAAAGTTCAGGGAATTACACACTAGATACTGACTATTCAATTGATAACATCCCTTCTGGTATGACTGCAAAGTTAGAAGCAGTATCTAACAATAAAGCTACTTTAACTCTGGAAGGTAACGCTACCAATCATGAAGCTACTAATTCAGTTTCTAACTTAACACTTAATTTTTTAAACCCAATGATTAGTGGAGGCGCTTCACAACTTTATAATCAAAACTTAAAATTTAAGGTTAACTTTAAAGATACATACACTGAATATTGTAATATAAATATTCGTTACGCTACTTATACACATATAACAAAAGTAGATTTCAATGGTGTTGTTAATGAAACAGCTTATGAAGGTACAACTGATAATACTTCCAAAATAAAGTTCAAAACTAAGCAAGGGCAAACATATCCTTTAAGTATTACTACAAATAAAGGAAAGGGAGGCAATGGAGATAATTTAAGAATCCAAGTATGGTTTGACTGGAATAAAGATTTTATTTATGACGATAGTGAATTAGTAAAAACACATTCTTATGGAAATGCGCAAGCAGATGCTGATGGTAATTATACATATACTACAGATATTACGATCCCCTCAGATATTAGTCTAGGTGACACTGCTTTTAGAGTATTAGCACATTATGTACAAGGCAATGAAGGAGATACAGCTTGTTCTACTATTGATAGTGGAGAATCTGAAGATTATGGTATTACCGTATTAGATCAAGACACTCCTTTTACTGTTGATTTTTACGGAACACCAACTGACGTAAACTTCTCAGATGAAGTTAACTTCTCAGATACTTCTGTTGCTGATAATGGAGATAATATTAATGCTTGGAAATGGACTTTTGAAGGAGGAACTCCTTCTACTTCAACAGAAAGAAACCCTAAAGGTATTTTATTTAAAGAAGCAGGGAAATATGACGTAACTCTTGAAGTAACTACAGCTACTGGAGCTACCAAAACATTAACCAAAACTGATTATATTACTTCTAAATTATTATACTGTGATAGTAGTCCTAATTTTGGCACATACTTTAATGTAAATAAAGTTCAAATTGCTACTATTAACCATGAACCATTTAAGAGTAATTCTTATAGTTATTACGATACAGTTACTACCAATTTAACTGTTGGACAAACCTACCCTATTACAATAAAAACTGAGAAAGGTAACGGTGGGAATGGTGATGTTAACAGAGTACGTGTATGGGCTGACTGGAATTTTGATAGTCAATTTTCACAAGATGAATTAATGATTTCTAGAGAAGTTAAAGCTTCTGATTATAATTCAAATGATGAATTTGAATTTACTGATAACATAACTGTTCCTAATAATGCTGCAATAGGAAAAAAAGTAGCGCTTAGAATTATTGGTCATTATGTTGATGGAAAAGGAGGTGAAACAGCTTGTGGAAGCTATGATAGTGGTAACACTTCTGATTATGGAATTAACATAGTAGATGGTAGTGGAAACGAATCTCCAAAAATAAGTACAATCAGTAGTGCTGTAGCTTTAGAAGGTACAGACTTAGAACATACCGTTACTTTAACAAATACTACAAGTAAAGAAGAAACTTACCCTTTAAGCATCACTGATGAGACTGCTACTAAAGGTGATGATTTTGGTGTTGCAACTTTTAGTAATGGAGTCACTTATAATGGAGTTAACATAATTGTTCCTGCTAATATTGCTAGTTTTAAAATTACTATTCCAACTATTGATGATTCTGATGTAGAAAGTAATGAATCATACACTATTAAATCTGGTTCCATAACTGCTAGTGGCGTGATAACTGATAATGACTCTGATACTAATCCTAGTGATTATTGTATAGCATCTACAACTAGAGATGATTCATACATTACAAAAGTAACATACGGAACTGTTGAAAACTCATCTGAACATGAAGGGTACTCTGACTACTCAAATATGTCAGATACTTTTGAACCAGAAACTACCTTTACTTTAACTATAGAAACTAAAATGAATACTTGGACCTATAATGCTGTAGGTGCTTGGATTGACTGGAATGATAACAAACAGTTTGAAGAAAGTGAAAAAGTGTTCAGTGCCTTTAGAGGTGGTCCTTATGTAGCAGATATAACAGTACCAAAAGACGCTGTTACTGGTAAATCTTTACGAATGAGAATTAGAAAAGGATATGGATCTGAAGACAAGATTACCCCCTGTGGTGAGGATTCTTATTTTGGAGAAGTAGAAGATTATTCTATCATAGTTTCAAGTGATACAACACCTATTGAGTATTGTACTGCTTCAACTGTTCGTGATGATTCTCATATCACCAATGTTTCTTTTGGAAATATTAGTAACGCTTCTGAACATCAACCATACTCAGATTATACAAGTATGTCTGATACATTTACAATTGGTGAAACTTTTACACTAAATATTACTACTAAAAATGACCATTGGACCTACAATGCTATTGGAGCTTGGATTGATTGGAATAACAATGGACAATTTGAAGAAACAGAAAGAGTTTATAAACTATATGGAGCTGGTCCATACTCCTCTGATATTGCAGTACCTTCAAATGCTATTACAGATAAGTCATTGCGTATGCGTGTTAGAATGGCTTATGGTTCAGATTATGTTGAACCTTGTGGAGAAGATAATTATTTTGGTGAGGTAGAAGATTATTCTATCTTGATTTCTGGAGCAACTGCTGGAATATCATATCCTGATAATACTTTTAATCAAGTATCAGTATATCCAATTCCTTCTAAAGATGTATTGTATTTAGAAACTTCATCACCTGAAACAATGAATATACACATTCTTGATATAAAAGGAAAAACTGTATATAAAACCACCAAAAATCCAACATCAAATAAAGTAAACCTATCATTAAAGCAATTACCTAATGGTATCTACTTTATGAGAGGTACTCAAAAAGGAAAAGTGTCTTATAAAAAGATTATTATAGCCAAATAA
- a CDS encoding nuclear transport factor 2 family protein, which produces MKIKKALLLITITISSIGCSDSDVENTLLLTDENDIKRHVIGALKVVDTSNGNAITKYFDTNFKEHNPKKEDGIDGLKKAFENNLKNEIQFKREVARVLVEGNLVFVHSRLVTIAKNETTSEIIGDIFKVVNGKIVEHWITEQIETHKDKTANGNSMIDGEGNPEASITQENLVRNKKNLKVVIEKVIGNAEYNLIPDFFGKTYIQHNPGIDNGVKALQAFLTSLGKLDVEIKQIIAQGDLAVAFSHYKNPANKGLAIMDLFRFDVEGKVVEHWDVVHSIPNDSLNSNDFF; this is translated from the coding sequence ATGAAAATAAAAAAAGCATTGTTGCTCATAACTATTACTATTTCCTCAATAGGATGTTCAGATTCAGATGTAGAAAATACATTACTATTAACAGATGAGAATGATATTAAAAGGCATGTTATTGGAGCTTTAAAAGTTGTAGATACTTCCAATGGTAATGCAATTACTAAATATTTTGATACAAATTTTAAAGAACATAACCCTAAAAAGGAAGATGGGATTGATGGATTAAAAAAAGCTTTTGAGAATAATTTAAAGAATGAAATTCAATTTAAAAGAGAAGTAGCAAGAGTGTTAGTAGAAGGTAATTTAGTATTTGTACATTCTAGGTTAGTAACTATTGCAAAAAATGAAACAACTTCAGAAATCATCGGGGATATTTTTAAAGTAGTAAATGGAAAAATTGTAGAGCATTGGATCACAGAGCAAATAGAAACGCATAAAGATAAAACAGCTAACGGAAATAGTATGATAGATGGAGAAGGAAATCCTGAAGCAAGTATTACTCAAGAAAATTTAGTCCGAAATAAAAAAAACTTAAAAGTAGTTATTGAGAAAGTAATAGGAAATGCAGAGTATAATTTAATACCTGATTTTTTTGGAAAAACATATATACAGCACAACCCAGGAATTGATAATGGAGTGAAAGCCTTACAAGCTTTTTTAACAAGCTTAGGCAAGCTAGATGTTGAAATTAAACAAATAATTGCACAAGGAGATTTAGCCGTAGCTTTTTCTCACTATAAAAACCCAGCAAATAAAGGCTTGGCAATTATGGATTTGTTCAGATTTGATGTTGAAGGGAAGGTCGTTGAACATTGGGATGTAGTGCATAGCATTCCAAATGACTCATTAAATAGTAATGATTTTTTTTAG
- a CDS encoding S41 family peptidase: MKTLLSVILTISSTIYLFGQQYKIDPVKIKEDLNKVINDISKNYIYLKNKEVSIDCLKSYYQKQIPNIKTEEETVLFFEYLLDELYDSHVNLNTNRKSSYRLYAPIYATFKNYTPTISNVWISQTTPIKKPILGAKILAFNQIPIEKAIKDFPTHCHNKNNPEVKEWILNKILAGIYNQPRIVSLKLTNGKQIQLDLDAIQIKKEKDLLSVTKLKNFGIIRIHNSLGKNSLISAFDKALNSLLNTDGLILDLRNTISGGDSYIARGIMSRFINKDLPYQKHVLADESWDNQPKVGRSWIEYVNPRGKQYTKPLIVLAGRWTGSMGEGTTIGFEGMQRATVIGTELTRLAGAVFGYQFKHQKYGYQLSEEKLYHVNGTPREKYIPLNYVKQTTLAKDETLEKALQMLSRKDN, encoded by the coding sequence ATGAAAACATTACTTTCAGTTATACTAACTATTTCAAGTACAATTTACCTTTTTGGACAACAGTATAAAATTGATCCTGTTAAAATAAAGGAAGACCTAAACAAAGTAATCAATGATATTTCTAAAAATTATATTTATTTGAAAAATAAGGAGGTTAGTATTGATTGTTTAAAAAGCTATTACCAAAAACAAATACCCAATATAAAAACAGAAGAAGAAACCGTATTGTTTTTTGAATACTTATTGGATGAGTTATACGACAGCCATGTCAATTTAAATACCAACAGAAAATCTTCTTATCGTTTATATGCTCCTATATATGCTACTTTCAAAAACTATACGCCTACAATTTCTAATGTATGGATATCTCAAACAACTCCTATAAAAAAACCTATTTTAGGGGCTAAAATTTTAGCATTTAACCAAATTCCTATAGAAAAAGCAATTAAAGACTTTCCTACACATTGTCATAACAAAAATAACCCTGAGGTTAAGGAATGGATTCTTAATAAAATCTTAGCTGGTATTTATAACCAACCTAGAATTGTTAGTTTAAAATTAACTAACGGAAAACAAATTCAGTTAGATTTGGATGCAATCCAAATTAAAAAAGAAAAAGACTTGTTAAGCGTAACAAAATTGAAAAACTTTGGAATTATACGTATTCATAATTCTTTAGGAAAAAATAGTTTAATTTCGGCTTTTGACAAAGCTTTAAATAGCCTACTAAACACTGATGGATTAATACTGGATTTACGTAATACAATTAGCGGAGGAGATTCCTACATTGCTAGGGGAATTATGAGTAGGTTTATAAATAAGGATTTACCTTACCAAAAACATGTTCTTGCTGATGAAAGCTGGGACAACCAACCAAAAGTTGGAAGAAGTTGGATAGAATATGTAAATCCAAGAGGGAAACAATATACCAAACCTCTTATTGTTTTGGCTGGTAGATGGACAGGTAGTATGGGTGAAGGAACTACTATAGGTTTTGAAGGTATGCAAAGAGCGACTGTAATTGGTACAGAATTAACAAGACTGGCAGGAGCTGTTTTTGGATATCAATTCAAACATCAAAAATACGGTTATCAATTATCTGAAGAAAAATTATATCATGTGAATGGTACGCCTAGAGAAAAATACATTCCTCTAAATTACGTGAAACAAACTACGCTTGCTAAAGATGAAACTTTAGAAAAAGCCTTACAAATGTTAAGCAGAAAAGATAACTAA
- a CDS encoding SDR family NAD(P)-dependent oxidoreductase, with amino-acid sequence MNIVIITGASKGIGKALAEKYASENYKVYSLARSIVDLQNVTQISIDLNNSKETKLKFKMLLDEIKKQSITSITLINNAGRLGTISNIENIDSEDILKTIQVNTATPTILCSLFIKLTQELKSIKKIINISSGAAIKAYEGWSIYCTTKAALDMLTRAIAAEQQYKKNGIHCISLYPGVVDTDMQMQIRSTDIKDFKNLQRFIDLKENNQLYSPEFVANTIYEIDTKNTLPNGSVFDIRNL; translated from the coding sequence ATGAATATTGTAATAATAACGGGTGCCAGTAAAGGCATTGGAAAAGCATTAGCTGAAAAATATGCCTCTGAAAATTATAAAGTATACTCTTTAGCAAGAAGTATTGTTGATTTGCAAAATGTTACTCAAATTTCTATAGATCTAAATAATTCAAAGGAAACTAAACTAAAATTTAAAATGCTCCTTGATGAAATAAAAAAGCAATCTATTACTTCTATAACTTTAATTAATAATGCTGGTAGACTTGGTACAATTTCTAATATTGAAAATATTGATTCAGAAGATATTTTAAAAACGATTCAAGTAAATACTGCTACTCCTACTATTTTGTGTAGCTTATTTATTAAGTTGACTCAAGAGTTAAAAAGTATCAAAAAAATAATTAATATCTCATCTGGTGCTGCTATTAAAGCATATGAAGGATGGAGTATTTATTGTACTACTAAAGCTGCTTTGGATATGCTTACTAGGGCTATCGCAGCTGAGCAACAATATAAAAAAAATGGAATACATTGTATTTCATTATACCCTGGAGTAGTTGATACCGATATGCAAATGCAAATAAGAAGTACTGATATAAAAGATTTTAAAAACTTGCAACGTTTTATTGACTTAAAAGAAAATAATCAACTATACAGTCCAGAATTTGTTGCTAACACCATATACGAAATAGACACAAAAAACACACTCCCTAATGGAAGTGTGTTTGATATTAGAAACCTTTAA
- a CDS encoding DNA-binding response regulator — MNTLRLLLLEDLDREASGLITFLENNNYEVIRVANTAEAERAIKNRFFDVVILDIMIDGKPDGIDFAKKMNEDGLEIPFLFLTSMQSKAIFDEAKLTNPMVYLLKPYNELELLYSLELAIESCYQQANSISFSEKSAVLSPSYLFIKKKRSVVKVDVSNINYIEVKEKYCSLLCDDGIYLIKLSLTKLKEMLSNPDFRQVHRNYLVNVKKIKEIYFEDNLIILQNKEQVPFSERYKNAFIKDNTIFR, encoded by the coding sequence ATGAACACATTACGACTATTACTACTTGAAGATTTAGATAGAGAAGCTTCTGGCTTGATAACTTTTTTAGAAAATAATAATTACGAAGTAATACGAGTAGCTAATACTGCTGAGGCAGAAAGAGCTATTAAAAACCGCTTTTTTGATGTTGTTATTTTAGATATAATGATAGATGGAAAGCCCGATGGAATTGATTTTGCAAAAAAAATGAATGAAGATGGTTTAGAAATTCCATTTTTATTTTTAACCAGTATGCAGAGTAAGGCAATTTTTGATGAAGCAAAATTGACTAACCCGATGGTTTATTTATTAAAACCTTATAATGAGTTAGAGTTATTATACTCATTAGAATTAGCTATAGAGTCTTGTTATCAACAAGCTAATAGTATTAGTTTTAGTGAGAAAAGTGCAGTATTAAGTCCTTCCTATTTATTTATTAAAAAGAAAAGGAGCGTAGTTAAGGTAGATGTAAGTAATATCAACTACATAGAGGTTAAGGAGAAGTATTGTAGCTTGTTATGTGATGATGGTATTTATTTAATAAAACTATCCTTAACTAAGTTGAAAGAAATGCTTTCTAATCCTGATTTTAGACAAGTACATAGAAACTATTTAGTAAATGTTAAAAAAATAAAAGAAATATATTTTGAAGATAATTTAATAATTCTTCAAAATAAAGAACAAGTTCCGTTTAGTGAGCGTTATAAAAATGCTTTTATAAAAGATAACACTATTTTTAGGTAA
- a CDS encoding Crp/Fnr family transcriptional regulator, producing the protein MSYTLLRKDIEKYLEFTDNEFYIYKQAFVKRAISKKKFLLRQGEICSFEGFVTQGCFRIFTLDESGNEHTLYFAIEDWWITDIDSFTNQIPSLLSIQALEDSEVLLVSKKEKDLLFQKLPKVEKLFRIMTQKTIVALQRRMIRKQSLTAEKRYLYFLEKYPKIAHKLTNVQLASYLGISHEFLSKIRKKVVRNIS; encoded by the coding sequence ATGAGTTATACATTATTAAGAAAAGATATAGAAAAGTATCTTGAGTTTACTGACAATGAATTTTACATTTATAAGCAAGCTTTTGTAAAACGAGCAATTTCTAAAAAAAAGTTTTTATTAAGACAAGGTGAGATTTGTAGTTTTGAAGGTTTTGTAACTCAAGGATGTTTTCGAATTTTTACATTGGATGAATCAGGTAACGAACATACTTTATACTTTGCTATTGAAGATTGGTGGATTACGGATATTGATAGTTTTACAAATCAAATTCCATCATTATTATCTATACAAGCTTTGGAAGATAGTGAGGTGTTACTTGTTTCTAAAAAAGAAAAAGACTTATTATTTCAAAAGTTACCTAAAGTAGAAAAACTGTTTCGAATAATGACTCAAAAAACAATTGTAGCTTTACAGCGTAGAATGATTAGAAAACAGAGTTTAACAGCTGAAAAACGTTATTTATACTTTCTAGAAAAATATCCGAAAATAGCTCATAAACTTACTAATGTACAATTGGCGTCTTATTTAGGAATATCACATGAGTTTTTAAGTAAGATTAGAAAAAAAGTAGTTCGTAATATTTCTTAG